A section of the Humulus lupulus chromosome 2, drHumLupu1.1, whole genome shotgun sequence genome encodes:
- the LOC133817390 gene encoding ketol-acid reductoisomerase, chloroplastic — protein MAAAATSSFSPAISAPSSSPSSQTLLTPKSLGFVSVACKSLRSLKTAASRADNVATGSALGARMVSAPAIKSPVSLDFDTSVFKKEKVNLAGHEEYIVRGGRDLFHLLPDAFKGIKQIGVIGWGSQGPAQAQNLRDSLAEAKSDIVVKIGLRKGSRSFAEARAAGFTEESGTLGDIYETISSSDLVMLLISDSAQADNFEKIFSHMKPNSILGLSHGFLLGHLQSVGMDFPKNISVIAVCPKGMGPSVRRLYVQGKEINGAGINSSFAVHQDVDGRATNVALGWSVALGSPFTFATTLEQEYKSDIFGERGILLGAVHGIVESLFRRYTENGMAEDLAYKNTVECITGIISRTISTKGMLSVYNSLSAEGKKDFETAYSASFYPCMDILYECYEDVASCSEIRSVVLAGRRFYEKEGLPAFPMGNIDQTRMWKVGEKVRSTRPAGDLGPLYPFTAGVYVALMMAQIEILRKKGHSYSEIINESVIESVDSLNPFMHARGVAFMVDNCSTTARLGSRKWAPRFDYILTQQALVAVDNGTPINQDLISNFLSDPVHGAIEVCAQLRPTVDISVPADADFVRPELRN, from the exons ATGGCGGCGGCGGCTACCTCTTCCTTCTCTCCAGCCATCTCGGCACCATCCTCCTCTCCTTCTTCCCAAACCCTTCTCACCCCCAAATCTCTTGGCTTCGTATCTGTCGCCTGCAAGTCTCTCAGGTCTCTCAAGACTGCAGCTTCTCGTGCTGATAATGTCGCTACCGGCTCAGCTCTCGGAGCTCGCATGGTCTCTGCGCCCGCCATCAAGTCTCCGGTTTCTCTCGATTTTGACACCTCTGTTTTCAAGAAGGAGAAGGTCAACCTCGCTGGTCACGAAGAG TATATTGTAAGAGGAGGAAGAGATTTGTTCCATTTATTGCCTGATGCTTTTAAGGGCATCAAGCAGATTGGTGTGATTGGTTGGGGTTCCCAG GGACCTGCTCAAGCTCAGAATTTGAGAGACTCTCTAGCTGAGGCAAAGTCTGATATCGTGGttaag ATTGGGTTGAGGAAGGGATCTCGCTCTTTTGCTGAAGCTCGTGCAGCTGGTTTCACTGAAGAGAGTGGGACACTGGGTGATATTTATGAAACAATCTCAAGCAGCGATCTTGTTATGCTACTCATTTCTGATTCTGCACAG GCTGATAACTTCGAGAAAATTTTCTCACACATGAAGCCAAACAGCATCCTTGGTCTTTCCCATGGTTTTCTTTTGGGCCATTTGCAGTCGGTTGGAATGGATTTCCCCAAGAACATTAGTGTAATTGCTGTATGTCCCAAGGGGATGGGTCCTTCTGTGAGGAGGCTTTATGTCCAGGGCAAAGAGATAAACGGTGCAGGAATTAATTCCAGTTTTGCAGTGCACCAG GATGTTGATGGACGAGCTACCAATGTGGCCTTGGGGTGGTCAGTTGCCCTTGGCTCTCCTTTCACATTTGCCACTACTCTGGAACAGGAATACAAGAGTGACATCTTTGGCGAGCGAG GCATTTTACTCGGGGCTGTTCATGGCATTGTGGAGTCCCTATTCAGAAGGTACACTGAAAATGGAATGGCTGAAGATCTGGCTTACAAGAACACTGTTGAGTGTATTACTGGAATTATATCAAGAACCATTTCAACTAAG GGTATGCTGTCTGTATACAATTCCCTGTCTGCAGAAGGCAAAAAGGATTTTGAGACAGCTTATAGTGCCTCGTTCTATCCTTGCATGGATATCTTGTATGAGTGTTACGAAGATGTAGCCAGTTGCAGCGAGATCCGCAGTGTTGTCTTGGCTGGCCGACgattttat GAAAAGGAGGGTCTTCCAGCCTTCCCAATGGGTAACATTGATCAGACAAGGATGTGGAAAGTCGGTGAGAAAGTCCGATCAACTCGACCAGCTGGTGATTTAGGTCCATTGTACCCATTTACAGCTGGTGTCTATGTTGCATTGATGATGGCTCAG ATTGAGATCTTGAGGAAGAAAGGGCACTCCTACTCAGAGATCATCAACGAAAGTGTGATCGAGTCAGTGGATTCATTGAACCCCTTCATGCATGCCCGTGGAGTTGCATTCATGGTTGATAACTGCTCCACAACAGCTCGATTGGGATCAAGGAAATGGGCGCCACGCTTCGACTACATTCTTACTCAACAGGCCTTGGTGGCAGTGGACAATGGCACACCCATCAACCAGGACCTCATCAGCAACTTCCTATCAGATCCCGTTCATGGAGCCATTGAAGTATGTGCACAGCTGAGACCCACCGTGGACATTTCAGTCCCTGCAGATGCCGACTTCGTGAGGCCCGAGTTGCGTAACTAG